In Plasmodium gaboni strain SY75 chromosome 7, whole genome shotgun sequence, the following are encoded in one genomic region:
- a CDS encoding putative serine/threonine protein kinase, producing MHKCFLCNYFIKLVKRKKRKKGSRLRFKKCIDIESNRYIFRRFDKKRNEYNKKKYVQKNVLTSSNELNILNNENEMLLLSSNECRNRINLNNSSGHPCSSDNISKKCSSENINVNDHIINNNIIYCKRVHNDIRQIENIYIEGTDELYVPVDVYKINKDLCDIQKDIINEYNVKTNYLIDKHFCDILIYCKLKKIKQDLIHLLHFIYLYISIKKKTSKNNVHISNLFKRHLKLYMKKNIKAKKRMNHDMIYYIKDIYNKYNIYNIYNKYNIYNKYNLYNLYNLYNLCFLKNYHVDNYMYPLKKKKKKKFLNNIYRIQKYFLFYKSYKMINIMYKIHFLCFRNFGFNINRKDYFYKNILYLMKKKKCAYIYRQIEQIYIDIINILKLKRVEKKYMRKKSLFTINYSNITNQMRYKILRNKYINIVIWLSRIFFKYLQNVLLCNKNMFKRYMCHKKLKQKYCLYNNNKNKNDIIIEKGLIKNICSDYFNYIKNKKNVLFNMNQGSYNYKNKPHKKNQGNLININNINNEKTQFCHVNNLDNLYKNKMNENLFILGSRQSRNKQKEDMWKKKINTYKRRYKGKSIKYLYCKLKNNPDTMNIRKRNKMKRPYIYKIKKRIKKVPCHNNVLEHLYKSIERNIGHYKNKYFTTMNRDYLMKRKLKEHRVRIRKKYIEDIEPNVKKKETPLYGNEHINQKRDVHINQKRDVHINQKICEHINNSTNHINDLGLIPQQLEDARRPNDDFFTDIGDAQRCDMLSRDKEDNKNKDVIKINTTHLNIDVKKNYIINSRTEIMSRVNCEKYSKRSNSNDVIKDVNIKNGLTDIIYVDDKDRIGDDVENVNNINKDFKEKYKIIMDVLKLLDVSKDNNKDKNVNYNEYRNENISGDIFKKDNYNYNYNPILNRENRFVEYLENCDDIKNNYDMITLIKDNSSNFVYKCYDKKMNRYVAIKCVNKEKQLSIMSYNTYVNIYKIIQRINNENVVKIYDLLENKLHFFIVMELCEGIDLVDYVSKENISYEKTKSIICQLLNGIYALHSNYVIHRDIKLDNLMFKDKNLETLVIVDFDMSVYIYNDSEMNAMYHTCRTQNINAMYPMNVTENMNEINELYDIRDKHMNMLRSMTKEQFYEEKFINMNTVQLKGLHDNIRDEHDHDYYIMNKQQQQQQHNNNNIVCEKMGGQNYQAMINKKYEYSQYPKDTKDTNFERDNLITNNLYSNKTNKNRIDKNYEDKKNMMKMLPFTENYMKGNKNNKKTTSLNYKYINSIGRNLCAWTGNTEKTFIHDGEKVIYNDLIIGTKEYMSPYCLKGIYSIRTDIYSIGVTIYLILFKKFPYLFDEMSIRKWEHFVISKNKNIVIPFSFLFHNINCSYFIKLIDIHLINNNIYFTKNSYLLDNKFKQLEKIENIKFDFNQFKINVNNIYLIEILKKSLSLEINEQYATVSEIMENKFFV from the coding sequence ATGCATAAATGTTTCTTGtgtaattattttattaaattagTAAAGAGAAAAAAACGAAAAAAAGGAAGTAGACTAcgttttaaaaaatgtatagATATAGAAAGtaatagatatatttttagaaggtttgataaaaaaaggaaCGAATATaacaagaaaaaatatgtacaaaaaaatgttttaacTTCAAGTAATGAATTGaatatattgaataatGAGAATGAAATGTTATTGTTATCATCTAATGAATGTAGAAATAGgataaatttaaataatagtAGTGGGCATCCTTGTAGTAGtgataatatttcaaaGAAGTGTTCTTctgaaaatataaatgtaaatgaccacataattaataataatattatatattgtaaGAGAGTACATAATGATATAAGAcaaatagaaaatatttatattgaaGGTACTGATGAATTATATGTACCAGTTGatgtttataaaataaataaagattTATGTGACATACAAAAAGATATAattaatgaatataatgTTAAGACCAATTATTTAATAGATAAACATTTCTGtgatattttaatatattgtaagctaaaaaaaattaaacaaGATCTTATACATCTCctacattttatttatttatatatatcaattaAAAAGAAGACTAGTAAGAATAATGTTCATATAAgtaatttatttaaaagacatttaaagttatatatgaaaaagaatattaaaGCAAAAAAAAGGATGAACCATgatatgatatattatataaaagatatatataataaatataatatatataatatatataataaatataatatatataataaatataatttatataatttatataatttatacaatttgtgctttttaaaaaattaccatgttgataattatatgtaccctttgaaaaaaaaaaaaaaaaaaaaattcttgaataatatttatagaattcaaaaatattttcttttctaCAAATCCTATAAAATGATTAACATCATGTATAAGATTCATTTTTTGTGTTTTAGAAATTTTGgttttaatataaataggaaagattatttttataagaatattctttatctgatgaaaaagaagaaatgtgcatatatatatagacAGATAGAACagatatatatagatattattaatatacttaaattaaaaagagttgaaaagaaatatatgaGAAAAAAGAGTTTGTTCACAATAAATTATAGTAATATAACTAATCAAATGagatataaaatattgagaaataaatatataaatatagtTATATGGTTATCcagaatattttttaaatatctacagaatgttttattatgtaacaaaaatatgtttaaaagatatatgtgtcataaaaaattaaaacaaaaatattgtctttataataataataaaaataaaaatgatattattattgaaaagggacttataaaaaatatatgtagtgattattttaattatataaaaaataaaaaaaatgtactttttaatatgaaCCAAGGAAGctataattataaaaataaaccACATAAGAAGAATCAAGGGAATctcataaatattaataatataaataatgagAAAACTCAATTTTGTCATGTTAATAATTTGgataatttatataaaaataaaatgaatgaGAACCTATTTATATTAGGTTCAAGACAAAGTAGAAATAAACAAAAGGAGGATATgtggaaaaaaaaaataaatacatataagAGAAGATATAAAGGTAAAagtattaaatatttatactGTAAACTTAAAAATAATCCTGATACTATGAACATAAGAAAACGTAATAAAATGAAGAGaccatatatatataagattaagaaaagaataaaaaaagtaccttgtcataataatgttttagagcatttatataaatcaatAGAACGAAATATCGGtcattataaaaataaatattttactACTATGAATAGAGACTACTTGATGAAAAGGAAATTAAAGGAACACCGAGTTAGAATaagaaagaaatatatagaGGATATTGAACCAAATGttaaaaagaaagaaaCACCATTATATGGaaatgaacatataaatcaaaaaagagatgtacatataaatcaaaaaagagatgtacatataaatcaaaaaatatgtgaacatataaataattctaCTAATCATATAAACGATCTTGGTTTGATTCCTCAACAGTTGGAAGATGCAAGAAGACCCAATGATGATTTTTTTACAGATATAGGAGATGCTCAGAGGTGTGATATGTTATCGAGAGATaaagaagataataaaaataaggatgtcataaaaataaatacaacTCACTTAAATATTGATgtaaaaaagaattatattataaatagTAGAACTGAAATAATGTCTAGAGTAAATTGTGAGAAATATAGCAAAAGAAGTAATAGCAATGATGTTATAAAAGATGTGAATATAAAGAATGGTTTAACTGacattatatatgtagatGATAAAGACAGAATAGGAGATGATGTAGAgaatgtaaataatattaataaagattttaaagaaaagtataaaataattatggATGTTTTGAAATTATTGGATGTTTctaaagataataataaagataagaatgttaattataatgaatataGAAATGAGAATATTTCTGGTgacatatttaaaaaagataattataattataattataatcCGATATTAAATAGAGAAAATAGGTTTGTCGAATATTTAGAAAATTGTgatgatattaaaaataattacGATATGATTAcattaataaaagataattcatctaattttgtttataaatGTTATGATAAGAAGATGAATAGATATGTAGCTATAAAATGTgtaaataaagaaaagCAATTATCTATTATGAGTTATAATAcatatgttaatatatataaaataatacaaagAATTAACAATGAGAATgttgtaaaaatatatgatttattagaaaataaattacaTTTCTTTATTGTTATGGAATTATGTGAAGGTATTGATTTAGTTGATTATGTGTctaaagaaaatatttcttatgAGAAAACAAAAAGTATTATATGTCAACTATTGAATGGAATATATGCTTTACATTCTAATTATGTTATTCATCGTGATATCAAGTTAGATAATTTAATGTTTAAGGATAAAAATTTAGAAACATTAGTGATTGTAGATTTTGACATGAgtgtttatatttataacgATTCTGAAATGAATGCAATGTATCATACATGTAGAAcacaaaatattaatgCAATGTATCCGATGAATGTAACagaaaatatgaatgaaataaatgaaCTTTATGATATTCGAGATAAACATATGAACATGTTAAGAAGCATGACCAAAGAGCAATTTTATGAGgaaaaatttataaatatgaacaCAGTGCAATTAAAAGGATTACATGATAATATTAGAGATGAGCATGATcatgattattatataatgaataagcaacaacaacaacaacaacataataataataatattgtatGTGAAAAGATGGGTGGTCAAAATTATCAGGCTATgataaacaaaaaatatgaatattcTCAATATCCAAAAGATACAAAAGATACAAATTTTGAAAGAGATAATTTAAttacaaataatttatattcaaataagacaaataaaaacagaattgataaaaattatgaagataagaaaaatatgatgaagATGTTACCATTTAcagaaaattatatgaaaggaaataaaaataataagaaaacTACCTCATTGAattataagtatataaaTTCAATAGGAAGGAATTTATGTGCATGGACAGGAAATACAGAAAAGACTTTTATTCATGATGGAGAGaaagttatatataatgatttaATAATTGGAACTAAAGAATATATGTCACCATATTGTTTAAAAGGTATATATAGTATAAGAACagatatatatagtataGGGGTaactatatatttaattctttttaaaaaatttcCATATTTATTCGATGAAATGAGCATAAGAAAATGGGAACATTTTGTTATTAgcaaaaataaaaatattgttataCCCTTCTCCTTCttatttcataatattaattgttcttattttattaaattaatagatatacacttaataaataataatatatactttaCTAAGAATAGTTATTTATTAGATAACAAATTCAAAcaattagaaaaaatagaaaatattaaatttgATTTTAACCAGTTCAAAATTAATGTCaacaatatttatttgatagaaatattaaagaagTCTTTATCTCTCGAAATAAATGAGCAGTACGCTACCGTCTCAGAAATTATGGAGaataaattttttgtatag